In Armatimonadota bacterium, the genomic stretch TCGCCAGACGCCAAGTGGATTGCATTCACGTTCCGCGAGACCGCCGAAGAGTTCACCAAGAAGGGCAAGAAAGAGCGCGAAGAAGCAGGGATGAGCGAGGCTCCGCTGGCGACTGAGGCCGAGTGGTATCGGCTGGACGGCGACGGATATTTTGGTGGGCAGCGGTTCAAGCTTTATCTTTTGAATGTGTCTACCGGTGAGGTCAATATGATCGACGATCGTGATGCACACGGCAACTACGACTTCTCGTGGTCGCCGGCGTCCGACGAGCTCGGTGTGATCCGCAGCGCATGCGAGCATCCCTTCCGAGAGAAGCCAAACGACCAAATTTATCGACTCAAGCTCGATGGTTCTCAAAATCAAGTTCCGGGTCTACCGGTGGGTGAGAAGCAATCGCTCCGCTGGTCACCCGACGGGAACACGTTCGCCTGGGCAGGCAATGTTGACCTCGAAGATCCGTGGGGCGTTCGCAACACCCATTTGTTCACTTGTCCAGTAAACGGCGGTTCAGTCAAAAACTTGACGGAGCCAACCGACCATAGCCTCACAGTTTCAACGTTGAGCGACACTAAGGAAGCTAGTTTCGGAGCTTGGATCGAGTGGCGAGAGGACTCCGGTGCCATCCACGCAGTGATCGGAACCAAGGGTGAGACTCATTTCACAACAATCTCGCTTGACGGGCAGATTGATTTCCACACGAGCGGTCAACATCTGTTTTCCGGGAATTCAGTTTGCAACGGTAAGGCCGTGGGGGTTTTCAGCACTCCAACTCTGGTGCCGGAGATAGCCATTGTCGAAGACCTAGCTCAGGGTTCGATCAGACAGCTGACTTCATTCAATGCCGATTGGCATGCGGAAGCCCAAGTGCAACCCGCGGAGGAACTCTGGCTCGATACACCGGACAACACAAAACTCCACGGCTGGGTCATCAAACCCGTCGGAGACGGCCCCTGGCCCGCAGTTCTTGAAGTCCACGGCGGTCCACACGCTCAGTACGGCTGGGCGTTTTTCCACGAATTCCAGGTGCTAGCAGCTCAGGGTTACGTCGTGGTGTACACCAACCCGCGTGGCTCAACCGGCTACGGCGAGGCTCACACTAAGGCGATCCAGGGGGACTGGGGAACCGCGGACTGGGTCGATATCCAGACGGTAACAAAGTGGATGCAAGCTCAGCCATTCATCGATTCTTCTCGAATGGGAGTGATTGGTGGCTCATACGGCGGGTACATGACAAACTGGGTTATCGGCCATACCAAGGACTACAAAGCCGCGATCACCGACCGATGCGTCAGCAACTTCGTCTCGATGGCCGGAAACAGCGACTTCCCAATGAACAAGGACGGCTACTTTAAGGGCAACGCCTGGGGTGACCTGAACGACATCAAGGAGCTCTGGCGACAATCCCCAATCTCCTACTTCAAAGACGTCACGACACCAACCTTGGTCATCCACTCTGCGGGCGACTTACGCTGCAACATTGAGCAAGGGGAACAGGTGTACTCAGCCCTCCAGCAAAATGGTGTAGCAACGCGCTTCGTCCGCTATCCCGCCTCAACTTCTCACGGCATGAGCCGTTCGGGCCCGGCTGACCTTCGTCAGCACAGGCTCAATGAGATTGTGAGTTGGTGGAAACGGTTCCTGTAAGGGAACCGTGTCAGAACTGCTTAGCGTTTTCCTCGAACATACCGTGCAACTTGGTCGCCTGCGCGTCGTAAGCGGTCTTGTCGTCCCACGTGTTGCGAGGGTTGAGAAGATCGCTGGGCACATTTGGGCATTCCGTAGGGATATGCAGTCCAAAGATCGGGTCGGTTTCAAAGTCGACCTCGTCAAGCTGACCGCCAAATGCCGCGTGAATCATTGCTCGGGTGTAGCCGAGTTTCATGCGCGACCCAACTCCGTAGGGCCCGCCGGTCCAACCGGTGTTGATCAGCCAAACCTTTGAGCCGTGCTCGTCGATCTTTTGACCCAGAAGCTCCGCGTACACCTTTGGTCTAAGTGGCAGGAACGGCTGTCCGAAGCAAGCGGAGAATACGCTCTTCGGCTCGGTGACGCCTTTCTCAGTGCCGCCAACCTTGGCAGTGTAACCGTTCAAGAAGAAGTACATCGCTTGCTCCTTAGTCAGCCTAGAGATTGGAGGCAAAACTCCCATGGCGTCGCAAGTCAGGAACACGATGTTCTTCGGATGACCGCCGACGCTCGGAGTCATGATCTTGTCGATATGCTCGATTGGGTAGGCAACGCGAGTGTTCTCGGTAATCGACTGATCGTTGAAATCCGGGTCGCCATTTGTGTCGAGCACGACGTTCTCTAGAATTGCTCCGGTGCGGATTGCATGGAAAATTTCGGGTTCTCTCTCTTCCGTGAGGCCGATGCACTTGGCGTAGCAGCCGCCTTCAACGTTGAAGACGCCGTCATTGGTCCATCCATGCTCGTCGTCGCCGATGAGCATTCGCTCAGGATCGGCAGATAGCGTTGTCTTCCCTGTGCCACTGAGGCCGAAGAAGAGGGCGGTATCGCCGTGCGGACCGACATTTGCCGAGCAGTGCATCGACATGACTCCCTTCAGAGGCAGCAGGTAGTTCATGATTGTGAACACCGACTTCTTCATCTCGCCTGCATACTGGGTGCCGCCGATCAGAACGGTTTGTTCTGGCATGTTGAGGGCAATCACTGCGTCGCCGCGAGTGCCGTCAACGGCCGGATCGAACGAGCGTTTTCCGAAGTCAACCACCGTCCAATCGGGCTCGAAACTTGCGAGGTCTTCGACGGAAGGACGTATGAGAAGCTGCTTGATAAAGAGAGCATGGTAGGGCCGCTCAACGATGAACCGGACTTTGATTCGGTGCGTCGGGTCAGCTCCGCCGTAGGTATCGATGACGTAAAGTTCTTTGCCCGATGCGTACGACTGGAACTTGCCAAAGAGCGAGTCGAATAGTTCCGGCGACATGCGGTTGTTGTTTTCCCACCAGATGTGGTCTTCGCAGGCGGCATCCGCGACGGTGTGTTTGTCCTTCGGCGTTCTGCCCGTGTATTCACCCGAGAAAGCAACGACGGCTCCGTTTGCGAGTTGCTTGCACCCGTCCTTCTGAACGCAGTGCTGGATCAAGGTCTCAACGTCGAGATTTTTGTGGATCTGAGCGGCGCTGCTGAGATCAAGATTGTATTTGCCCATATCGAAGCCTATGCTCTAGTAGTACCCCAGAATGGGGGGTTTGGCGTAGACTTTCGGGGTTCCGTTACCGTAGATTGAGGACATGGAACGAACCAACTTCGTCATGCCAGAGCGACGCAAACTTGATGACGGAGAGATCGCAATGCTCCTTGGACAAGTAGAGGGTTGGAGCGTTCAAGACGGCAAACTCCACAAGCGATTTGAACTAGACTCGTACAAGTCAGGGCTAGTTTTTGCGATGGCGATTGGGCATCACGCCGACCGCATCGACCACCACCCGGATATGTTCATTGGCTACCGGTACGTGGACATCGGGTTGAACACGCACGACGTAGGTGGAATTTCCACCTACGACTTTGTCCTGTTGAACTTTATTGAAGGGCTTGTTTAGAGCAATCGACTAATCAACGCCCAAACGATTCCGACGTTGGTGAGCGACTTGATTGCCGAGTCGAATGTCGACGAGGCGTCGGTCAGCTTCGCAACCATCACCCTAGTCGGGACGAAGATCGCGTCGCCAAGCTCAATCCTCGTCGTTCCCCGCGCTTTTGTGATCGTGCCAGTCGCTCGGATGACTAGAATCTGGGTTGTGTCGGCATCGATTGTCGAACCGCCGCACCTCGCAATGTAATAGTCCAGGGTCTTGCCTTTCTCAAAAATGAGCGTCGTCGGAAGGATAACAGAACCTCGAACCGCTATCGTTGTGGGTCGCTCAGGAATCGTAAGAATGTCCCCATCTTTGAGCGTCAAGTTACTCGAAGACTTTCGATTCTTCTCCACGTCGGCTAGCCGAATTGGGATGTTGCCAGACTCCAGCAGCTCGTCATTTGATAGAGCTCGTGCTGGTGTAACCGTCTCTCTTTGGAGTAGTTTCTTCGTTGCTTCAGTATCGTTGCTCGAAGACGTTTGAGGCACCGGTACGCCGCCAAGAGCGCCGAGAAGGGCACTTGAGCTGCTACCTCCTTGCGAGTTCAAGACTCGGATCTTGTCGATATCAGACTTTGCCAGAGCACGAAGGTAGGCCTGCTCTTGAATATCCTCCAGCAGCTTCTGGACTCTCGGCGAAAGGCGTTGCTCGGCGTCGCCAGTCAAGTACTTGGGTGAGCGCGTGAACTGGGCACCCTCGAGCCAGCCATCATCAGTTCGGCCGCCGGCCATCTTCAGAAGATCATGAAGGGTCTCTCCTCGCTTCGTGATTGCATAGACTCCAGGGTTGTTTACGCGACCCCGAATTTCCACCAAGATTGGTGATTCTTGGTAGTCACCCCTACCCGGAATCGTCAGGACGTCCCCGTCCTCCATCAAGGGGTTCAGCCGTCCTGCAAGGACGTCCAGCACTTTGTAAGTCTCAAATGCCCTTCTCGATGGTTGCGAACTCTTGCCTGTAGCCGCGTCAAAGGTTCGGGAATGAGAGATTTGCAGTTCTTCGGAGGCATCCGGGCGCAGACCGCCGGCTAGTTGTATCAAATCTCGCGCGGTAAGCGTTTCAGATCTGGTAAAGTTGCCACTTTTCACGACCGCCCCCTGGATGGTAACAATCTGACGTGGTTTGAACTGTGCCTCGTCCACTTCATAAACGACAACCATGTCACGATCTTTAAGGATCACATCATCTTCAACTGATCTCGTCAACGCCTTTGCCAAGTTCGGCTTCAAAAGTGGACCTTCCGAGCCGTCTGCATTCTTCCGATAAACAAAGACTGCCTCGTAGCTAGCAGTTGGCAGTGGACCGCCTGCTTGAAGCATTAAGTCGGAAAGCCGCATCCCGTCCAACCGGAGGAACTTGCCAGGAGTTCGAACCGCTCCTTTGATCGTGACGACTCGATCTTCGAGCCACATCACTTCAGTTGCGAAGTAGATCCGGATTCGGTCACCGCGCTGCAACACGATGTCCGCCTGAGCATCCTTTGCAAGCACCTTTTGCAAATCGACAGGCAAGAGCGCAATCGTCTTATCTGGGTTCTCGCGGTACAGGTCTGCACGCGCTCCATAGGCGTCCTTAAGGATCCCTCGCGCCTCGGAAATCGCGTCCGAAATCTTCATCCCTTGTCGGAACTGGTAGGCGCGAGGCTGGTCTACCGCTCCTTCGACTTCGATCGAGTTCTCGATTTCCTCGCGGAGGGCGTAAAGCGTCACAACGTCACCTTCTTTCAGGTTTGGATTGGTCTCGCCTGTCAAGTCAACTGTGTTCAGTTGTCGCTCAATACCGGGATTTACCGACTTGATCTCCGCGCGGCTGAGGATTGCGGTCGACTTCGCCCCGCCGGCGTAGCTGAGAAGGTCTTTGACTCGCTCGGTCGGAAGGATTTCATAAACCGCTGGACGTCCAACTTCGCCTTTAATGGCGACGCGGTTCGTGGCCGTAGGAACGAGAATCAGGTCTCCCGGCTGGAGTGCCACGTCCTGGCTAGGATCTCCCTTCAGCAAGTAGGAGTACAGATCGATTGTCCGCGATTGGCCGTTGCTTCGCCGCAACTGAATGTTTCGGAAGGAGCCGTTCAGCGTGGGACCGCCTGCGGCATATAGTGCGTTGAACAGCGTCATCACACTTGGGACCTGATAGCTGCCCTGGGCCATCACTTCACCGACGATTGAGATTGAAATGGTTCTCAGCTCTCCTAGCGAAACGGA encodes the following:
- the pckA gene encoding phosphoenolpyruvate carboxykinase (ATP), encoding MGKYNLDLSSAAQIHKNLDVETLIQHCVQKDGCKQLANGAVVAFSGEYTGRTPKDKHTVADAACEDHIWWENNNRMSPELFDSLFGKFQSYASGKELYVIDTYGGADPTHRIKVRFIVERPYHALFIKQLLIRPSVEDLASFEPDWTVVDFGKRSFDPAVDGTRGDAVIALNMPEQTVLIGGTQYAGEMKKSVFTIMNYLLPLKGVMSMHCSANVGPHGDTALFFGLSGTGKTTLSADPERMLIGDDEHGWTNDGVFNVEGGCYAKCIGLTEEREPEIFHAIRTGAILENVVLDTNGDPDFNDQSITENTRVAYPIEHIDKIMTPSVGGHPKNIVFLTCDAMGVLPPISRLTKEQAMYFFLNGYTAKVGGTEKGVTEPKSVFSACFGQPFLPLRPKVYAELLGQKIDEHGSKVWLINTGWTGGPYGVGSRMKLGYTRAMIHAAFGGQLDEVDFETDPIFGLHIPTECPNVPSDLLNPRNTWDDKTAYDAQATKLHGMFEENAKQF
- a CDS encoding 4a-hydroxytetrahydrobiopterin dehydratase, with product MERTNFVMPERRKLDDGEIAMLLGQVEGWSVQDGKLHKRFELDSYKSGLVFAMAIGHHADRIDHHPDMFIGYRYVDIGLNTHDVGGISTYDFVLLNFIEGLV
- a CDS encoding S9 family peptidase, with protein sequence MSKRPVVIDDLLKFKLVSDPQFSPDGTQVLFGLKTVGDKFKSVNQLWATDLAGNCVQLTQGTASNSSGRWAPDQSGIAFVSTRESDGPQLMFLPKAGEARALTTLDEGSIGEYKWSPDAKWIAFTFRETAEEFTKKGKKEREEAGMSEAPLATEAEWYRLDGDGYFGGQRFKLYLLNVSTGEVNMIDDRDAHGNYDFSWSPASDELGVIRSACEHPFREKPNDQIYRLKLDGSQNQVPGLPVGEKQSLRWSPDGNTFAWAGNVDLEDPWGVRNTHLFTCPVNGGSVKNLTEPTDHSLTVSTLSDTKEASFGAWIEWREDSGAIHAVIGTKGETHFTTISLDGQIDFHTSGQHLFSGNSVCNGKAVGVFSTPTLVPEIAIVEDLAQGSIRQLTSFNADWHAEAQVQPAEELWLDTPDNTKLHGWVIKPVGDGPWPAVLEVHGGPHAQYGWAFFHEFQVLAAQGYVVVYTNPRGSTGYGEAHTKAIQGDWGTADWVDIQTVTKWMQAQPFIDSSRMGVIGGSYGGYMTNWVIGHTKDYKAAITDRCVSNFVSMAGNSDFPMNKDGYFKGNAWGDLNDIKELWRQSPISYFKDVTTPTLVIHSAGDLRCNIEQGEQVYSALQQNGVATRFVRYPASTSHGMSRSGPADLRQHRLNEIVSWWKRFL
- a CDS encoding SLBB domain-containing protein, which produces MGSFTHRFRAIALLGVALLLVSSLVVAQTKQDTPPTQKKEQPTKPQPGRPIPEEKPSGTENSKENPKDKSEKNKSEKSKLKQGQTEKSTNTPLQSEPKEVTEILSPSAFAEGPFKGLEVFGHSYFSAARENLKWRQASLNSGVKPKNGEKESNEKDEATSDPKQGTNPQKESKTASKTEDQKAVRTNDSDREKPQVGSTVNALQYFVGPNQMANGNVAMPAPERYQLGAGDKLVVRYSSPLEQPKERTITVDSTGTLIVPVMGTKLTVRGMTLAQAEKAITKEIQRGLRDASVSVSLGELRTISISIVGEVMAQGSYQVPSVMTLFNALYAAGGPTLNGSFRNIQLRRSNGQSRTIDLYSYLLKGDPSQDVALQPGDLILVPTATNRVAIKGEVGRPAVYEILPTERVKDLLSYAGGAKSTAILSRAEIKSVNPGIERQLNTVDLTGETNPNLKEGDVVTLYALREEIENSIEVEGAVDQPRAYQFRQGMKISDAISEARGILKDAYGARADLYRENPDKTIALLPVDLQKVLAKDAQADIVLQRGDRIRIYFATEVMWLEDRVVTIKGAVRTPGKFLRLDGMRLSDLMLQAGGPLPTASYEAVFVYRKNADGSEGPLLKPNLAKALTRSVEDDVILKDRDMVVVYEVDEAQFKPRQIVTIQGAVVKSGNFTRSETLTARDLIQLAGGLRPDASEELQISHSRTFDAATGKSSQPSRRAFETYKVLDVLAGRLNPLMEDGDVLTIPGRGDYQESPILVEIRGRVNNPGVYAITKRGETLHDLLKMAGGRTDDGWLEGAQFTRSPKYLTGDAEQRLSPRVQKLLEDIQEQAYLRALAKSDIDKIRVLNSQGGSSSSALLGALGGVPVPQTSSSNDTEATKKLLQRETVTPARALSNDELLESGNIPIRLADVEKNRKSSSNLTLKDGDILTIPERPTTIAVRGSVILPTTLIFEKGKTLDYYIARCGGSTIDADTTQILVIRATGTITKARGTTRIELGDAIFVPTRVMVAKLTDASSTFDSAIKSLTNVGIVWALISRLL